In the Leifsonia sp. 466MF genome, one interval contains:
- a CDS encoding metal-dependent transcriptional regulator, translating into MTDLIDTTEMYLRTILELEEDNIVPLRARISERLGHSGPTVSQTVGRMERDGLVVVSGDRHLELTDDGRRKAVHVMRKHRLAERLLSDVIELEWEYVHEEACRWEHVMSEQVERKLLTMLGHPTESPYGNPIPGLGELGAVDSSLSTENLINLVDVVRSSDSGVTARIRRLGEPAQVDPELLLQLKQAGVFPGSTGTFSAAGSYVAVQIDGFDTGLELPNELAAHIFVDA; encoded by the coding sequence ATGACCGATCTGATCGATACGACCGAGATGTACCTTCGCACCATCCTGGAGCTGGAGGAGGACAACATCGTCCCCCTGCGTGCGCGCATCTCCGAGCGTCTCGGCCACTCCGGTCCGACCGTCTCGCAGACCGTCGGCCGTATGGAGCGCGATGGACTCGTCGTCGTCTCCGGTGACCGCCACCTAGAGCTCACCGACGACGGCCGCCGCAAGGCTGTCCACGTCATGCGCAAGCACCGCCTCGCAGAGCGCCTGCTGAGCGACGTCATCGAGCTCGAGTGGGAGTACGTCCACGAAGAGGCGTGCCGCTGGGAGCACGTGATGAGCGAGCAGGTGGAGCGCAAGCTGCTGACCATGCTGGGCCACCCGACCGAGTCGCCGTACGGCAACCCGATCCCCGGTCTCGGCGAGCTGGGCGCCGTCGACTCGTCGCTTTCGACCGAGAACCTGATCAACCTGGTCGACGTCGTCCGCAGCAGCGATTCCGGGGTGACTGCCAGGATCCGACGTCTGGGCGAGCCCGCCCAGGTCGACCCCGAGCTCCTCCTGCAGCTCAAGCAGGCGGGCGTTTTTCCCGGCTCGACCGGCACTTTCTCCGCCGCCGGCTCGTACGTCGCCGTACAGATCGACGGGTTCGACACCGGGCTGGAACTGCCCAACGAACTCGCGGCGCACATCTTCGTCGACGCCTGA